A region of Allocoleopsis franciscana PCC 7113 DNA encodes the following proteins:
- a CDS encoding glycosyltransferase family 4 protein: MSYPRISLIHPTGNPNSRNCAITLSETGLLKEIITTIAYNPEGSFSPYLTLLPKKIKDSVTQELGRRTWVPPPGTLMRTHPWQEIIRLILVKTGLYRRLGFSYQELVDHIYLSLDCHVAEHHLQELDAVYAYEDGAATTFQRAKQQGILCLYDLPIAFYRTSHALLAQEAERFPDLASALQVTQEPTWKLERKEQEIQLADHIFAPSSFVQNSLLEAGIKKEKISVVTFGAPIDYFQPQPKNDPLFRVLFVGRVGPRKGVHYLLKAWQELKFPQSELLLVGINDFPEGWLERYTGQIRYISSVPHASLNQYYSSANVLVIPSLVEGLALVQLEALACGIPLITTPNAGGSDIITDGIEGFIVNIRDTEMLKEKLEWCYQHPLELAEMGRAARRQAEQLTWERYRQTVASQILQLLKHI, from the coding sequence ATGTCCTATCCTCGTATTTCCCTGATTCATCCTACAGGTAATCCTAACTCCCGAAATTGTGCAATCACTTTATCAGAAACTGGATTACTTAAGGAAATTATTACGACCATTGCCTATAATCCTGAAGGCTCTTTTTCACCTTACTTAACTCTACTACCCAAGAAAATTAAAGATAGTGTCACACAGGAATTAGGACGTAGAACTTGGGTCCCCCCCCCAGGTACACTGATGCGGACACATCCTTGGCAGGAAATTATACGGTTGATCCTCGTGAAAACAGGTTTATATCGCCGCTTGGGTTTCAGCTATCAAGAACTCGTCGATCACATTTATCTCTCACTGGATTGTCACGTTGCCGAACATCATCTTCAAGAGTTGGATGCCGTCTATGCTTACGAAGATGGTGCAGCTACGACATTTCAGAGGGCAAAACAGCAAGGTATCCTGTGCTTATACGATCTACCTATCGCCTTTTATCGCACAAGTCACGCTCTATTGGCACAAGAAGCTGAACGATTTCCCGACTTAGCTTCAGCGTTGCAAGTCACTCAAGAACCAACGTGGAAACTGGAGCGAAAAGAGCAGGAAATTCAATTAGCAGACCATATTTTTGCCCCCTCTTCCTTTGTACAGAATTCCTTACTTGAGGCAGGGATAAAAAAAGAAAAGATAAGTGTAGTTACCTTCGGTGCGCCGATTGATTATTTCCAGCCACAACCTAAAAACGACCCACTTTTTCGAGTGTTATTTGTTGGTCGTGTAGGGCCTCGTAAAGGTGTTCACTATTTATTAAAAGCTTGGCAGGAATTAAAGTTTCCTCAATCCGAGCTTTTATTGGTAGGAATTAATGATTTTCCGGAAGGCTGGTTAGAGCGATATACCGGACAAATCCGTTATATTTCATCCGTACCTCATGCCTCATTAAATCAGTACTATAGCTCAGCCAATGTTTTAGTAATCCCGTCTCTGGTTGAAGGACTTGCCTTAGTGCAATTAGAGGCATTAGCTTGTGGAATTCCGCTGATTACTACACCAAATGCTGGCGGTTCTGATATTATTACCGATGGTATAGAGGGCTTTATTGTCAATATTCGCGATACAGAAATGTTAAAGGAAAAACTAGAGTGGTGCTATCAACATCCCTTAGAGTTAGCGGAAATGGGTCGCGCTGCTCGTCGGCAAGCTGAGCAACTAACGTGGGAGCGATACCGTCAGACAGTTGCCAGTCAGATCTTGCAGCTTTTAAAGCACATTTAG
- a CDS encoding O-antigen ligase family protein gives MKLIIALLAGVVIFYLSALKWRRSVKAVFILLVFEGALRKWVLPQASEMIYFLKDVVLIGAYLNFYAFSVPKDKLPTKGGIKIVNVLIFVAMGWCIFQAFNPSLGSPLVGIFGLRGYLVYIPLIWMIPYLFDSEDELYKFLRSHLLLTIPCGLIGIVQFFSPYDSFINAYADEAAVGKATFGATLTVRITGTFSYINNYAVYLIVCFALLIALLSVKQSLKWQVLGVIALFLVSINSFMTGSRTTILAEVLFLIGYLCAKGLTRPSSAVRLLKKLILPTIIVTIAGFIWFSPAIEAFWSRATSNKDVSGRILMSFTEPIDFIKYKELDGFGTGATHQAAPTIRLILNLPPGEVIPTYFEPEMGRIALELGPIGFLFWYGLRVSILIMLLRTFLSLKTRFLRELALVAFLLQLIQINGFLVFHHTYAVYYWFLSSFIFLLPRLEQIENWQKEQQFWQEHVLSSYFPDSSYR, from the coding sequence GTGAAACTGATAATTGCTTTATTGGCTGGTGTCGTTATCTTTTATCTTTCAGCTTTGAAGTGGCGTCGCTCCGTAAAAGCTGTATTTATTCTTCTAGTTTTTGAGGGAGCACTGCGAAAGTGGGTACTGCCTCAGGCTAGTGAGATGATTTATTTTCTCAAAGATGTGGTATTGATCGGAGCCTATTTGAATTTTTATGCCTTCTCTGTTCCTAAAGACAAGTTACCCACAAAAGGAGGAATAAAAATTGTTAATGTTTTGATATTTGTTGCCATGGGATGGTGTATTTTCCAGGCTTTTAATCCCAGCTTAGGATCGCCGTTGGTTGGGATTTTCGGACTCAGAGGCTATTTGGTATACATCCCCCTAATTTGGATGATTCCATACTTATTTGATTCAGAAGATGAACTTTACAAATTTTTGCGCTCGCACCTCTTGCTAACTATACCTTGTGGTCTCATCGGTATTGTTCAGTTCTTTAGCCCTTATGACAGTTTTATTAATGCTTATGCTGACGAAGCAGCAGTCGGAAAAGCTACATTCGGAGCGACATTAACAGTCCGAATCACGGGCACTTTTTCTTATATTAATAACTACGCCGTCTATCTAATAGTCTGCTTTGCCTTACTGATAGCCCTGCTTTCCGTAAAACAGTCGCTCAAATGGCAAGTTCTCGGTGTCATAGCCCTATTTTTGGTAAGCATTAACTCGTTTATGACTGGCTCTCGCACCACAATTTTAGCGGAAGTTTTATTTTTAATCGGTTATCTTTGTGCGAAAGGATTAACTCGACCTTCGAGCGCAGTACGTCTGCTCAAAAAGCTAATTCTACCGACTATCATTGTTACAATTGCTGGCTTTATCTGGTTTAGTCCGGCAATCGAGGCTTTTTGGTCGCGTGCCACATCTAATAAAGATGTATCTGGGCGAATTTTAATGAGTTTCACCGAGCCTATTGACTTTATCAAGTATAAAGAACTGGATGGCTTTGGCACGGGTGCAACCCATCAAGCTGCCCCTACAATTCGCCTAATCTTGAATTTACCACCGGGTGAAGTGATTCCAACCTATTTTGAACCAGAAATGGGCAGAATCGCTTTAGAGTTGGGTCCAATCGGCTTTCTTTTTTGGTATGGGTTAAGGGTAAGTATTCTAATTATGCTTCTACGTACCTTTTTGAGCTTAAAAACACGATTTCTGCGCGAATTAGCCCTTGTGGCTTTCCTTCTCCAGCTCATCCAAATTAATGGCTTCCTAGTTTTTCACCATACCTACGCCGTTTACTATTGGTTTCTCAGCAGCTTTATCTTTTTGCTACCTCGACTGGAACAAATAGAGAACTGGCAAAAAGAACAACAATTTTGGCAAGAACATGTCCTATCCTCGTATTTCCCTGATTCATCCTACAGGTAA
- a CDS encoding class I SAM-dependent methyltransferase: protein MNSSDTNKRSDIELYNQDYYSSHYARVFEDKNYYEILSLYWKKAIFEQNKLNPDLDVLDFGCGLGQVSAALKNVTFFDYSDYAVNFLKRNGKKALNCIENIPENSFDFLLSSHSLEHSPTPAEDLKNFHRYLKPGGKLILVLPVEVDLKPSLVPDSNQHFQCWTFQTITNLLFHCGWRPVHQNLLYGPFLLKTIGSIVSQNQAVKIAYWLSYLKKNYPSLLTIAESIN from the coding sequence ATGAATTCCTCAGACACTAATAAAAGGAGCGATATAGAATTGTATAATCAGGATTATTATAGTAGTCATTATGCACGAGTATTTGAAGATAAAAATTATTATGAAATTCTCTCCTTATACTGGAAAAAAGCAATTTTTGAGCAAAACAAACTCAATCCGGATTTAGACGTTTTAGATTTTGGCTGTGGTTTGGGGCAGGTTTCAGCCGCTCTAAAAAATGTTACATTCTTTGATTATTCAGACTATGCTGTGAATTTTCTGAAACGAAATGGAAAAAAGGCTTTAAACTGTATCGAAAATATTCCTGAAAACTCTTTTGATTTTTTACTTTCTTCCCACTCCCTAGAACATTCACCGACACCAGCCGAGGATTTGAAAAATTTTCATCGGTACCTCAAGCCGGGAGGTAAACTAATTCTTGTCCTTCCCGTAGAAGTCGATTTAAAACCGAGTTTAGTGCCAGACTCTAACCAACATTTTCAATGCTGGACATTTCAAACTATCACTAATCTTCTATTTCACTGCGGCTGGCGTCCTGTTCACCAAAATCTTCTTTATGGCCCTTTTCTTTTGAAAACCATTGGCTCAATCGTTTCTCAGAATCAAGCGGTCAAAATTGCTTATTGGTTAAGTTATCTAAAAAAGAACTACCCATCACTTTTAACAATTGCTGAATCAATTAATTAA
- a CDS encoding glycosyltransferase family 4 protein produces MKILLYSSVFWPSLGGVETITATLAENIVRLGQECIVVTETASEQEDNRSYRVVRQPKLRERFELTRQCDLVHSNGASIAMFPFAKLNNKPFIWTHNGYQVSCVDGLGWVDGEPAPMTPLPSLIYHLKKKGLIHFLREFIKLGIRRYVAAQVDLNIAATEWVAKRQPLKNQIVSYTPYPLNQFKLSKSKLSKKYDFIYVGRLVSEKGVPDLINAFHLLLSSPNGRGKKLAIVGEGNIKPDLEKLVAKLKITDNVFFLGSQYGKDLLEIMAQSQIAVVPSVWEEPMGGVALELLAAGKNIIVSEFGGHAECVGNAGLKFKNGDYQSLYECMIKLMTDESLAKEQLENASLQVKLFDEMNLTKKYVDIYQSLLNHKPIQKNI; encoded by the coding sequence ATGAAAATTTTGCTCTACTCTTCTGTATTTTGGCCTTCTCTGGGTGGCGTTGAGACAATCACGGCTACACTCGCTGAAAATATTGTTCGGTTAGGACAGGAATGTATCGTTGTTACAGAAACTGCTTCTGAGCAAGAAGATAACCGGAGTTATAGAGTGGTTAGACAGCCAAAACTGAGAGAGCGATTTGAGCTGACACGTCAATGTGATCTGGTACATTCTAATGGTGCAAGTATTGCCATGTTCCCTTTTGCTAAATTAAATAATAAACCGTTCATTTGGACACACAATGGCTATCAAGTTTCCTGTGTTGATGGTTTAGGTTGGGTAGATGGTGAACCCGCCCCCATGACTCCCCTACCTTCCTTAATTTACCACTTGAAGAAAAAAGGTTTAATTCACTTTCTAAGAGAGTTTATTAAGTTAGGAATTAGGCGTTATGTCGCTGCTCAGGTAGATTTGAATATTGCGGCTACAGAGTGGGTAGCTAAACGACAACCTTTAAAAAATCAAATCGTATCCTACACGCCCTATCCTCTTAATCAATTCAAATTATCAAAAAGCAAATTATCTAAAAAGTATGATTTTATCTATGTGGGTCGCTTAGTGAGTGAGAAGGGTGTGCCTGATTTAATTAATGCATTTCATTTACTCCTGTCTTCTCCTAATGGTAGAGGGAAAAAACTGGCTATTGTCGGCGAAGGGAATATAAAGCCAGATTTGGAAAAGCTGGTAGCAAAACTAAAAATTACTGATAATGTATTTTTTTTAGGTTCTCAGTATGGTAAAGATTTACTAGAAATCATGGCTCAAAGCCAGATTGCTGTTGTCCCCTCTGTTTGGGAAGAACCAATGGGAGGAGTGGCATTAGAATTATTAGCTGCCGGGAAAAATATCATTGTATCTGAGTTTGGAGGTCATGCAGAATGTGTAGGTAATGCTGGGCTTAAATTTAAGAATGGAGACTATCAATCACTTTATGAATGCATGATAAAACTTATGACTGATGAGTCACTGGCTAAGGAACAACTGGAAAATGCTTCTCTTCAAGTGAAGCTATTTGATGAAATGAATCTGACAAAAAAATATGTAGATATATATCAATCCTTATTAAATCATAAGCCAATTCAAAAAAATATATAG
- a CDS encoding TylF/MycF/NovP-related O-methyltransferase: MLRQSAKSKLQKISPQPLLELAYDLRYFGLPEPFRTVRPHSLLSYINLFFLQELAQRLEREEIPGDFVECGVYRGGSAGVLGYEAKRSKFSRRLWLYDSFAGMPETVEKDDDSSRSLTGSYVGSEQQTRRIMHRLKVPEEQYTIVVGLFEDTFPAAERVEIALLHIDCDFYNPVKLSLEKFYEFVQPGGYVLLNDYGYFQGSRLATDEFISQLNHPVHLVQIDKEAYYFQKPKLNSENITP, translated from the coding sequence ATGTTAAGACAGTCTGCCAAATCTAAACTACAAAAAATATCACCTCAGCCTCTACTAGAACTGGCATACGATCTTCGGTACTTTGGCTTACCCGAACCGTTTAGAACAGTACGGCCCCATTCTCTTCTTTCTTATATCAATCTTTTCTTTCTACAAGAACTAGCGCAGCGATTAGAGCGGGAAGAAATTCCTGGCGATTTTGTCGAGTGTGGTGTTTACCGGGGTGGGAGTGCAGGCGTATTAGGTTACGAAGCAAAGCGTTCAAAGTTTAGCCGCAGGCTTTGGCTTTATGACTCATTTGCAGGGATGCCAGAAACAGTGGAAAAGGATGATGATTCTTCGCGTTCACTGACAGGTTCTTATGTTGGATCTGAGCAGCAAACTCGCAGAATTATGCATCGGCTAAAGGTTCCGGAGGAACAATATACAATTGTTGTGGGGTTATTTGAGGATACATTCCCTGCGGCAGAGCGAGTTGAAATCGCTTTATTACACATTGATTGTGATTTCTATAATCCAGTCAAACTGTCTTTAGAAAAATTTTATGAATTCGTTCAACCTGGAGGTTATGTCCTATTAAACGATTATGGTTATTTTCAAGGGAGTCGGTTAGCCACGGATGAATTTATCAGTCAGTTGAATCATCCCGTGCATCTGGTACAGATTGACAAAGAAGCATATTACTTTCAAAAACCAAAGCTGAATTCTGAAAATATTACGCCGTAG
- a CDS encoding class I SAM-dependent methyltransferase codes for MFQSMKKLVDYYIRNYDPAMKHGEEGVKQCGYKAYVGGDYEQGSNQQLDYCMNRGLKPSDVFADIGCGSLRLGRKLIPYLEEGNYIGIDREKLLIDLAIEHEVDPGLMQQKKPHFIITDCFDFAQLPKKPTFCVAFSLFTHLAPSDIKLCLKNLRPYVETGAVFYTTFGDAPIPIPQIYQSHSHRLFVYTHSQMRKFGEEAGFEGSFVGSFIGEKDAPNQHRVFKYVAV; via the coding sequence ATGTTTCAATCCATGAAGAAGTTGGTAGACTATTACATCCGCAATTACGATCCCGCCATGAAGCACGGTGAGGAGGGCGTCAAGCAGTGTGGTTACAAAGCTTACGTTGGCGGAGACTATGAACAAGGTAGCAACCAGCAGCTCGACTACTGTATGAACAGGGGACTCAAACCCAGCGATGTCTTTGCTGATATTGGCTGCGGTTCACTGCGTCTGGGACGAAAGCTAATTCCCTATTTGGAAGAAGGGAACTATATTGGCATTGATCGGGAAAAACTTTTGATCGACTTAGCCATTGAACATGAAGTCGATCCAGGGTTAATGCAACAAAAAAAACCTCACTTTATTATTACCGATTGCTTTGACTTCGCTCAGCTGCCGAAAAAGCCAACCTTCTGTGTGGCGTTCTCCCTATTTACTCACCTTGCTCCTTCAGATATCAAACTTTGCCTGAAAAATTTGCGTCCCTACGTAGAGACAGGCGCTGTTTTTTACACCACTTTTGGGGACGCCCCCATCCCCATTCCTCAAATCTACCAATCTCATAGCCACAGACTATTTGTTTACACCCATAGCCAGATGCGGAAATTCGGTGAGGAAGCGGGTTTTGAGGGAAGTTTCGTCGGAAGTTTTATTGGAGAAAAAGATGCGCCGAACCAACACCGCGTATTTAAGTATGTAGCGGTTTAA
- a CDS encoding ATP-binding protein yields MILEINADTLRINARKTDAFDIFNIQHYIGPNPYLDSAALVFDFAFTGHLAPRPIEDYVAIISDRFPELRNQTADSYADLFARTVSEAGKLDMGLHLDRWNLKPYKDFVRVSVPTVHARTQRAVVYAVWDWFEAITQGEEFLFEEQIKALQDMFRRSVYGGPTVYALLRTAGDQGIPAFYLWDEGLMQYGYGKKQVRGSATTFDCDSHLDSDFTTRKDDCKAFLNNLGFPVPKGDVVVSRKEALKVADKIGYPVAVKPVAGHKGIGVTAEVQNAEELEFAFERAVDAIPENQGIEVIVEKSISGVDFRLLCVNGRFVAATERRPASVVGDGYSTIAQLIERENRKPERTDSATSPLGKIQSDESMARYLEEQGLSTDSVIEKGRTVYLRKVANLSAGGLSIDATRTVHPDNIILAQDIAQHFKLTCLGIDVIAQSLTKSWKSGNFGIIEINAAPGISMHLRPAVGESVDVPSHILETFFASGTDARIPIITFNRISVQDLQETIDHILLQHPDWTIGAVCRDAVFVNRSEKILHRDYNTNVQNLLRNPKLDLLIAEYQEGVLERDGMFYHGSNMVVLDNPTETEMMLTRDIFDDSIVVIKEGDSVSIRREGLIEQYTLGAAEPFTRVHLKEIGTLL; encoded by the coding sequence ATGATTTTAGAGATAAATGCGGATACTCTTCGGATCAATGCTAGGAAGACCGATGCTTTCGATATTTTTAACATCCAGCATTACATCGGACCCAATCCCTACTTAGACAGTGCGGCGCTCGTCTTTGATTTTGCCTTTACTGGGCATTTAGCGCCTCGACCGATTGAGGACTATGTCGCCATTATTAGCGATCGCTTCCCAGAGTTGAGGAACCAAACTGCCGACTCTTACGCCGATTTGTTTGCGCGAACGGTATCTGAAGCGGGAAAACTCGACATGGGGCTGCACCTGGATCGTTGGAATCTCAAACCCTATAAGGATTTCGTCAGGGTTAGCGTCCCAACCGTTCATGCCCGTACTCAGCGAGCCGTCGTTTACGCCGTTTGGGACTGGTTTGAAGCGATCACTCAAGGCGAAGAATTTTTATTTGAGGAACAGATCAAAGCGCTTCAGGATATGTTCCGGCGTTCTGTTTACGGTGGTCCAACCGTCTACGCCTTGCTCCGGACAGCCGGGGATCAAGGGATTCCTGCCTTTTATCTGTGGGATGAAGGACTCATGCAATACGGCTATGGGAAAAAGCAAGTTCGCGGCAGCGCCACAACTTTTGACTGTGATAGCCATCTAGACTCTGACTTTACCACCCGCAAGGATGACTGTAAGGCATTTTTAAACAATCTCGGCTTTCCTGTACCGAAAGGGGATGTGGTTGTCTCCCGCAAGGAAGCTTTGAAAGTCGCCGACAAGATTGGTTATCCTGTCGCCGTCAAACCCGTAGCCGGTCATAAAGGAATTGGAGTGACAGCTGAGGTGCAAAACGCCGAAGAACTCGAATTTGCCTTTGAGCGGGCTGTCGATGCCATTCCTGAGAACCAAGGAATTGAAGTCATTGTTGAGAAAAGTATCTCTGGGGTGGATTTTCGCCTGCTTTGTGTTAATGGGAGATTCGTTGCTGCAACCGAACGCCGTCCCGCCTCAGTCGTGGGTGATGGCTATTCCACGATCGCACAGTTAATTGAGCGCGAAAACCGTAAGCCGGAACGGACAGACTCCGCTACCTCCCCTTTAGGTAAGATTCAGTCGGATGAGTCCATGGCACGGTATCTAGAGGAGCAAGGCTTATCAACGGATAGCGTGATTGAAAAAGGCCGCACCGTCTATCTTCGCAAAGTCGCGAATCTGTCAGCGGGAGGCTTGAGTATTGATGCCACACGCACGGTTCACCCTGACAATATTATCCTGGCGCAAGACATCGCCCAGCACTTTAAGCTGACTTGCTTGGGCATTGATGTGATTGCCCAAAGTTTGACAAAATCATGGAAATCTGGCAACTTTGGCATTATTGAAATCAATGCAGCTCCGGGCATTTCGATGCATCTTCGACCGGCTGTCGGTGAAAGTGTAGATGTGCCTTCTCATATCCTGGAAACATTCTTTGCATCGGGTACGGATGCCAGGATTCCGATTATCACCTTTAACCGGATTTCGGTTCAAGACCTGCAAGAAACAATTGACCATATTCTTCTACAACATCCCGATTGGACAATTGGGGCTGTATGTCGCGATGCCGTCTTTGTCAATCGCTCCGAAAAAATTCTGCATCGAGATTATAATACCAACGTGCAAAACCTGTTACGTAATCCCAAGCTTGACCTATTAATTGCCGAGTATCAGGAAGGCGTTTTGGAACGAGATGGGATGTTTTATCACGGCAGCAATATGGTTGTGCTGGATAATCCTACAGAGACGGAAATGATGCTGACGCGAGATATTTTTGACGACTCCATTGTGGTGATTAAAGAAGGAGATAGTGTCTCAATCCGACGCGAAGGTTTAATTGAACAGTACACCCTGGGTGCGGCTGAACCCTTTACCCGTGTCCATTTAAAGGAAATTGGAACGCTTTTATAA
- a CDS encoding cyanophycinase has product MVVSDTNRQLVIIGGAEDKQGDCTILREFVRRSGGINARIVVMTVATELPREVGEDYMRIFERLGVEDVRIVDTVEREDANTSTYLEAIDKATGVFFTGGNQARITSVLRETELDRLLHKRLAEGLVIGGTSAGAAMMPDMMIVEGDSETNPRIEIVEMEPGMAFLPGVVIDQHFAQRGRIGRLLSAVAQQPVNLGFGIDENTAIVVTNNQIEVVGEGAITVLDVSGITHTNLGQILKDEDLALCGVKLHILPHGYRFDLASRQPIFENNVSTTNQTDAQAQDMPLVESA; this is encoded by the coding sequence ATGGTGGTCAGCGACACGAACAGACAGTTGGTGATTATCGGCGGGGCGGAAGACAAGCAAGGAGACTGCACAATTCTTCGGGAATTTGTGCGACGTTCTGGGGGAATTAATGCTCGAATTGTTGTGATGACAGTGGCAACGGAACTACCCAGGGAAGTCGGCGAAGACTATATGCGAATATTCGAGCGACTGGGGGTTGAGGATGTCCGCATTGTTGACACTGTTGAGCGAGAAGATGCTAATACATCAACCTACTTAGAAGCAATTGACAAGGCTACGGGTGTATTTTTTACAGGCGGCAATCAGGCTCGTATTACCAGCGTTCTCAGGGAGACTGAACTCGATAGGCTGCTTCACAAACGGCTGGCTGAAGGACTGGTAATTGGAGGCACCAGCGCGGGAGCTGCCATGATGCCCGATATGATGATTGTAGAGGGAGATTCCGAGACCAATCCTCGCATCGAAATTGTGGAAATGGAACCTGGGATGGCGTTCCTTCCGGGGGTCGTCATTGACCAGCATTTTGCTCAGCGCGGACGTATTGGACGCTTACTCTCAGCGGTGGCACAACAGCCGGTTAACTTGGGATTTGGGATCGATGAAAACACAGCCATTGTAGTGACGAATAATCAGATTGAGGTCGTTGGAGAAGGTGCTATTACCGTTCTTGATGTATCAGGAATTACTCATACCAACCTGGGTCAAATTTTAAAGGACGAAGACTTAGCACTGTGTGGAGTTAAGCTTCATATTCTGCCCCATGGCTATCGCTTTGATTTGGCTTCTCGTCAGCCAATTTTTGAAAACAACGTTTCTACAACGAACCAAACTGATGCTCAAGCACAAGACATGCCGCTAGTGGAATCAGCTTAA
- a CDS encoding DUF4178 domain-containing protein, whose product MLLVWIGIIAIVSAGIVLLVLQQRGVLPGTGGSRHLPPVERTVFTLEIGDIVQYMDTDWVVEGRLTYEDKDYTWFEYLLQDGERIRWLSVDEDDRVEVALLEPTTQLEVSQQPPKQITFAGETYRCVESGRATMTRIGTTLRRTGEHCRYFDYQGSNDQVLSIEDWNGEIEVTVGQRINPRMLMLLPGDGSRVYRN is encoded by the coding sequence ATGCTATTGGTTTGGATTGGAATCATTGCCATTGTGAGTGCTGGAATTGTCCTGTTAGTACTCCAGCAACGGGGTGTCTTACCAGGCACTGGCGGCAGTCGGCATCTGCCACCTGTAGAACGCACGGTGTTTACCCTGGAAATTGGGGATATTGTGCAGTATATGGATACGGATTGGGTTGTGGAAGGACGCCTCACCTATGAGGACAAGGACTATACCTGGTTTGAGTATCTCCTCCAAGATGGGGAGCGCATCCGTTGGCTTTCTGTGGATGAAGATGACCGTGTTGAGGTTGCCTTACTAGAACCGACGACTCAACTAGAAGTTAGCCAGCAACCCCCCAAGCAAATCACCTTTGCGGGTGAAACTTACCGTTGTGTTGAGTCAGGCAGGGCAACTATGACTCGCATCGGCACCACCTTAAGGCGCACAGGGGAGCATTGTCGATATTTTGACTATCAAGGCAGCAATGATCAAGTGCTTTCCATCGAGGACTGGAATGGAGAAATTGAGGTCACTGTGGGACAGCGGATTAATCCCAGAATGCTGATGCTGTTACCGGGTGATGGCAGCCGGGTGTATAGGAATTAG